CCGCCATCGCTTCGTTCGCCGCCATCACTTTCCTGCGCAGCGTATCGGTGAACGGCACGACTTTATCCTGCCAAAGTATATAGTCGCAATGGGAAAGCAGCACATCGGGCGCGCCTTTCATAAAAAGCAACATGCCCCCTTGATGCCTGACGATGACCGACATCCGTTTGCGTTCCGAGTCAAACGGGAATTCGCGTACGCGCGAGTATAATCCGCCAAGCCCCTGCTTGCTCATCCCCGCCTTCGCGCCCAGAACGATCAGCGCGCCTTCAGTGGGATCCCCTTTCACCACCCACCGCGGTTTGAGCGGCGTTTTCTGCTTCTTTTTGCGATAATCCGGGTATTCTTCGCCGAGCGAGGCGTTGTTGCACAGCACGGAAACTTGCAAAAAGCGGCGAATCGTCTGGTCTTCACGGATATCCACGGGCTTGCCGCCGCACATGATTTCGCCTTTCGGCTCATATCCCGTTCCGGTGACCTCATAAAGCTGGCCGCCCGCCCACATATGCGTAACGGTCATTTTATTTTGCGTCAGCGTTCCGGTTTTGTCCGAGCAGATGACCGAGGCGCAGCCGAGCGTTTCCACCGAAGGCAGCTTGCGGACAATCGCCTTGCGCTTGATCATCCGCTGCACGCCCAATGCCAGCGCGATCGTCACAATCGCCGGCAAGCCTTCGGGAATGGCGGCGACCGCAAGGCTTACGCCAGCCAAAAACATGCCGTAACCGGGCTGCCCGTGCATCATGCCGGCAACGACCACCAGAATAGTCAGCGCGACCGCCACACCGATCAAAATTTTGCCGAGTTGTTCCAACCGATGCTGCAGCGGCGTTTCCGCCAAATCGGTGCTTTGGATCAAATCGGCGATTTTTCCCATTTCCGTTTCCATTCCGGTGCGGACAACGATGCCTTTCGCCGTGCCGCGCGTAACCATCGTGCCCATGTAGCCGATATTTTTCCGGTCGCCTAACGGAATGTCTTCTTCGGCGAGTGGATCACAATGTTTTTCGGCTGGGACGGACTCTCCGGTAAGCGCCGACTCCTCGATATGCAAATTGTTTGCCTCGCAGATGCGGATGTCCGCCGGCACCCTGTCGCCGCTTTCCAGTACGACGATATCCCCCGGCACCAGCATTTTCGCTTCCACTTGCACCAGGATGCCGTCCCGCAGCACGTTTGCCATCGGCGCCGACAGCGCTTTTAGAGCCCTGAGCGAGCGTTCCGCGCGGTATTCCTGAATGTATCCCAGAATGCCGTTCATAAAAATGATCGCGATTATGGTGATGGCGTCCAAATATTCCCCCAACAGGCCGGAAATTAGCGTCGCCCCGAACAGCACCAGCACCATGAAATCTTTGAATTGGTTTAAAAAGAGCGTTAGCGGCGATATTTTTTTTCCTTCCGTCAGTTCGTTTGGCCCGTGCAAGCGCAATCGCTCTTTCGCTTCGTCGCTTGACAACCCTTTGGACATGTTGACGCCGAACGCTTCCGCCGTCTCGTCGTTCGATAGCTGGTGCCATTTTTCCCGCTCCATCTTTGCGAAAACCTCCTTTAACATAAGCAGCAGCCGGTTTGTTGAATGGAACAACCTCTCTTAGAGATGTATTCAGACGAGCTTAAAATTATCCCACCTCTTAAGTTTTCGCGAGAAATATGGCATGATAGGAAAAGGCGCAACTTGCTTAAAATTTGGCGAGCTATTGCCGAACATGCGCCATTTCAAGGGGGATTCCCATCATGGCATTCGACGGACTTGTGCTGCACGCGCTGAGTAACGAACTTAAAGCGTGTGTGCACGGACGAATCAATAAAATCTATCAACCAAACGATCACGATATTGTGATGCACCTGCGCACCAAGGCGGGAAATGTGAAACTGCTGCTGTCGGCAAACCCGACGTATCCGCGCATGCATCTCACGGACCGGCAATATACAAATCCGCAGGACGCCCCGATGTTTTGCATGCTGCTGCGCAAACATTGCGAAAACGGAGTGATTGACGGGATCGGGCAAGTCGGAATGGAGCGCATCATGCGCATCCAGCTGCGCCAGCGCGACGAACTCGGGGATATCCGGAAAAAGGCGATCATCGTGGAATTGATGGGCAGGCACAGCAACATCATTCTGCTGGATGATACGGAAAACAAAATTTTGGACGGTATTCATCACGTCACTCCGGCAATCAGCCAATACCGCGTCGTAATGCCCGGAAGCGTGTATGTGGCGCCGCCGGATCAGGGAAAAAGCGATCCGTTCGCCGTTACGGAGGCCTCGTTTCGCGATACGATTCGCGAACACCTGGCAAACGCAAAGACAGAACAAACGTCCTTGCACCGGCTGTTCGTCGCGGCGCTAAGCGGCATCAGCCCGCTCGCAGCAAAAGAGATCGTGCACCGGGCGGGCGTGGCGGACGCGGCCGGCAATCTCGGGGACGCGCAGCTTGCGAAGCTATGGGCGGCATTTTCCGCGGTCATGGACCAAATCCGGCAGGGGCGGATTGAGCCCAACATTGTCGATACCGTAAGCGGCAAAGCGGATTTTTCCGTCATTGCGCTGACGCACCTTGCGGGCAGCGTACGCGCTTTTCCCGATGTGAGCGCCATGCTGGAAGCCTTTTACGGGGAAAAAGCGGAACGGGACGCGGTCAAACAAAAGGTTGCGGATCTTGCCAAAATGCTGCAAAACGAGATCGCCAAAAACGATCTGAAGCTTGTCAAGCTTGCCGAAACGCTTAAAGAAGCGCAGGAGGCCGACCGCTTCCGGATAATGGGTGAGCTTGTCACGGCCAATATGCATGCAATCAAACGCGGCGACGAGCAATTGCAAGCGGTCAATTATTACGAGGAAACCCAGCCGGTCATCAGCATTCCACTTGAGCCGCGGCTTACGCCGTCGGAAAATGCGCAGCGATATTTCAAAAAATACACCAAAGCGAAAAACAGCATTGCGGCCATTCGCGAGCAGATGGAACTTGCGCAAACGGAAAACCGCTATCTGAAAACCGTCCGCCAACAGTTGGAATTCGCCGCGCTTGCGGATGTGGAAGAAATCCGCGAAGAATTGACCGAACAGGGCTATGTCCGCAGAAAAGCGGAGCGCGCAAGGAAAACAAAGCCGGGCAAACAGGTTCCGAAAATAACCTGCTTCACTTCGAGCGAAGGCATTCCCATTTACGTCGGCAAAAACAACATCCAGAACGAATATGTCACACACCGTCTGGCGAAAGCGAACGAAACATGGCTGCATGCAAAAGATATCCCGGGCGCGCATGTGGTGATTAAAAGCAATTCGTTCGGCGAGAGAACGCTCATCGAAGCTGCCGAACTCGCCGCGTTTTTCAGCCAGGGCCGCCAATCGAGCCGCGTGCCGGTGGATGCGACGCTGATCAAGCACGTGCGCAAGCCCAATGGCGCAAAGCCCGGATTCGTCATTTACGACCATCAAAAAACGCTGTTCGTCACCCCGGACGAACAGCGCATCAAAGCAATGCCAAACAACATCATCTGAATTACGATTGGGGCTTATGCCCATCGTTTTCAGCCTGCAGCAATTTTTTAAGATAGGCAGTCAAATCGCCTTTCAATTCCGGCCGCTGCAGGGCCATTTCCACGGTCGCCTCGATATACCCCAGCTTGTCGCCGGTATCGTAGCGCTTGCCGTTAATGCCGAACGCGGCCATGCGCTGCGTCCGGTTCAAAATGCGCAGCGCGTCGGTCAGCTGGATCTCGCCGCCCTTGCTTGGCTGCAAATCCTGAAGGATATGAAAAATTTCCGGCTGCAGTATGTATCTTCCAATGACGGCATAATTGGAAGGCGCTTCTTTTCTGTCCGGTTTCTCCACCAAATCGTCGATCCACATGCAACTGGGCGTCAATTCCGCATCGCGGGCGGCCGGCGAAACAATCCCGTATTTGCTGACGTCTTCCCACGGCACCTGCTGTGTGGCGATCACGGAAGCTTTTGTCTTTTCATGCAGTTCAATCATTTGCTTCAGGCATGGCGGGTCCGATTGGATAATATCGTCGCCCAAAAGCACGGCAAACGGCTCGTTGCCGATGAACGTTTTGGCGCACAGCACCGCATGCCCAAGCCCCAACGGTTCCTTTTGCCTGATGTAGTGGATATCCACCATATTCGAGATGCCTTGCACAATTTGCAGCAGGTCCTGCTTGCCTTTTTCCTGCAGCATGATTTCCAATTCGATCGACTTGTCAAAGTGGTCCTCAATCGCCCGCTTGTTGCGGCCGGTTACGATGATGATGTCTTCCACGCCTGATGAGATGGCTTCTTCGACGATGTATTGGATCGCCGGTTTGTCCACGATCGGCAGCATCTCTTTCGGCTGCGCCTTCGTCGCCGGCAGGAATCTTGTGCCCAAACCGGCCGCGGGAATAATCGCTTTTCGTACCATTTACGCATCACACCCCGTTTTGGAAAATTTTAAGCGGCGGCAATGCGCCTACAACCATTTGCCAATGTCCCGATCCCGCAAAAATTGCAAAAACGTAACAGCGGTGATCGGCAGAATGGCGGAGTCGAGATATACCGAATAAAAATGCCGCTTGAATTTCAACCCATCGATTCTGGACGCCTTTAAAACGCCCAAGGCGAGTTCATGCCGGACCGAAGACTCGGATAAAATCGAGATGCCGATCCCCGATTCCACCGCGGACTTGACCGCTCCCGTGCTGCCCAATTCCATCAGAATATGCTGGCGGGAAAGATCAACACCCTTTCTCCGCAATTCCTCCTCCATCACCTGCCGCGTGCCGGAACCTTGCTCGCGCAGCACAAACGGATACTGAAGCACATCGTCAATCGAGCAAGTTTTCAAAGACGCAAGCGGATGCGTGGGCGGATAGATGAGCAACAGTTCGTCGTCCAAAACAACTTCCGTATGCACGCCGGCGTGCTGCACCGGCGCTTCGACAAGTCCGAAATTGAGCTGGCTGCTCATGATCTCCTCGATGATCTGCGTTGTATTCATCACTTTCATCTGTACGGAAATGTTCGGGTATTCCTTGCCAAAAGGCACCAAAAGCCGCGGCAAAATATACTCGCCGATGGTCAGGCTCGCCCCCAAGAGCAGTTTGCCCTGCAGCTTATGGGTAAAGCTCGACATGGCCACTTCCGTCTCTTTCACCAGTTCGATGCTTTTCTGGGCATAGGGCAGAAGCGCCTTGCCCGCGTCCGACAGTTCGACCCGTTTGGTGGAGCGGTGAAACAGCCTGACGCCGAAAAAATCTTCCAAAGCCTGTATTTGCATGGTCACGGCCGGCTGCGTCATATGCAAGTATTGCGCCGCCGCCGAAAAACTTCCTTTCTCCGCCACCGTATAAAAAATATGCAACTGGTGAAAATTCAGCGCCATTCATCATCCCCGCCCTTCACTCACACCCATTATAACAAAACTTTTCCGCTTTGATATATAAAAACGGGCGGCGCGCAGCATGCGTGCTGTGCGCCGCCCTGTTGTAAAAAAGCCGGCAAACCGGAATTTACCGGCGTTTGCGGCTGTTTTTGATCAATGTCATTCGGCGGGAATGGCGGAGCCACGAGTAATACGATTTCAAGTCGCGCAATTCAATCGTCTCCGACATGCGTCCGAGGAACGTGACCACAATCATTTTGTGCAGCGGATTCCCGGCGATGTCCACCTCTCCTTCCAGTTCCGCAAATTCCGCTACCATAACCAAGTCTTCTTCGATTACATATACATCCTGTTCATTTTTATAATACGAAACAATTTCTCCTTGCTTCAGCTTTTCCCAGAGATAGGCGCAAATATCTTCATATCCGGTCTTTTCATTCTCGACACGGTCGACCCAACGGCTCAATGCATGATTGGTGATGACAATATCGGCGATTTTTTTGTCTCCCAACACGATGTAGAACGGTTCGTATGTACTCCAGCGAGCCATTGTTTTATCTTTCATTATATTGAATTCCCCTTCCATAGGTATATTGGCCTATATCTTTAAGTCTATATTACTCCTTTTTCGTAAATATTTCCAGCAAATCCGTAGATTCGGAACTCTCACAGGGAATACGTCCGGGATTTATCTTGCGCATCTCTGCTGAATTCCGTCTTAATTTCGCCGCGCAGCGACTTTTCCACCCTCCTTACGTAATGCAATTTTTTGATTTGCGCGGTCAGTTCCGCTTCCCTGTCAGCGTTTATATACAAAAGCGCGTAATGCATGCGGCGCGAAACATAATACAGATTTCCATAACGTTCCAACCCCTTTGCCGCTTTTACATCGCTGATCCAGACGATTAATCCGCATCTTTCTCTCAACACAAACATGAATCGTACCTCGCTTTTTATATAATCGGGACAGCGGGCGGCCCATCACCCGCAGTGTCCCGAAGAGCCGCACGAACCGCAACCGCTTTCCGAAGGAAGCGGATTGTTGCTCGGAACTTTTACCGTCTCCGAGACGGCGTGCGCAATTGTCCGGGAGACCAGATTGAGCAGTTCGTCAAGATTCTTCTCCGCTTCACGGTACCGTTTTACCGATTCGATCGCGTTCACCTCGGCCAGGGCGTGCCTTGTTTTTTTCATCGTATCATAAAAATCGGGGTGGCGCCGCCCAAACCGCTCGCATTCCTCAAACCGTTCTTTCAGCTTGTTGAATTCACGTATCGCCGATTGCGCAAGCGGATCATTCGCCAACTCCCGTTTATATTGCAAATATTGCGCGGCTTCCGCCGAATTTTTGATCAAATCGCTTAACTCATACGCCTTCAACAGAAGCTCGCCCATATCGATTGCCTTTTTTTCCGCGACACTCAACGGTGCATACCTCCCGTCTGCATGATAATCCCGGCTTCATTCGGCCTTTATCTCATCATAACATGTATTTATCATTTATTCCCGGTAAAATCAACTGCAATTCGTTCCAATTTGCGGGAGATAAGCGCATTTTTTGGCCGGAAATGCGCCCCACCACTTCCCAATCAAAGCCGCTCCCGGAGATTTCCTCCGGAATCAGGACGACTTCTTGCCCCGCCTGCTTCAGTCGCACATACGCGCCCCAATCGATCGCCGTTTGCAGCAAATTTTTCATCGTGGAAAAATGATAGCTGCGCGCACCCTCCAGCCACGATTTGGGAATGCGCCGCAAACCGGGATAGGCGTCCTGAATGGTCGGACGCTTCGTTTCCAGCCTGCCGAATGCGGTAAGCGGTTCAGCGTTTACATCTTTGCCGGCCGGCGTCTCGCTTGCCGATGTTTCGCCGGCAATTGGTTCCGGCGGCCTTTCCCCGCTTGTCTTCCCGACGTTCGCCAAGCTATTGGCATGCAGATTTAAGCGCTGCAGTTCCTTTTGGATGGCGGCATGCGCATCTTTGGGAAACGCGAGCGCATGCGCTCCCACTTTTTCATGCGGAATTTTCGCCGCGGCAAATTTGGCCGCAAGCATGTCCGTATCGCGCTCCTCCTTGCAGCGCAAGAGCAGCGCCTCCATGATTTCCAGACGATTGTGTTCATCCCACCAACGGTAAAGCGCATCCCTGACGTTTGCGGGAACTCCGGTTGCGCCGTGCTCCGTGAGAAAATGAACGGCGTCTTTCACGTGAAGCCCGTTTTGGTAAGCGGAAATCATCGTATTTTTTTGCAGGCGGTAAGTCCACGTCCAATCGGCGCCGCATCTGTCCGCGAATTTTTCCAGCCTCCACTTCACTGCGTACGAAACTTCGGGAGGAACGACGATTTCCAGATCCGATTGGACATAGATTTGCGCGCGCCTTGCAGTAGGCGAAGCGGCCGATTCGCTTTGCCTATCCGCGCTTCCCAACGGAATGACAGGCGGCATCTTCCAGCGGTATACGGTTGCATTGTCGCTTGCCGCCCCTTGCTCCATAAAGCCGCAAGCGCAAAAAAGAACCGCAAGGCGGCGGATGCTTTCGGTTAAAGCGGCACTTGATTGTTCGGAGCAGCGGGGCGGATCGCCGCACGCCGCAAGCGCTTCCGCCAGCGCCCGCGGCGCGAACCAACCGCGTTCCGGCTGCCCAAGCATCATAAACAACGCCTGCTGCCATTCCGGTCGCTTTCGCATGACCCGCTCCGCCACATATGCCAACAATTCGTTTTCCAAAGCGTCCGCCGGGCGGTCAAACCAGGCATATACGGCTTCTTCGCGCACAATGAGGCAACCCGCATGCTCCCGCATCAGCCTAAGGTCAAACGCCAACTGCAGCACGGAAGCGAGCGGTTCGGGATAGAGCGGGTTGCCCCATCCGGCAAAAGCATCGCCGTCCGGTTTTTCCATTGCGCGCAGCAGCAGTTCGTTGTACTGCGTCACGTCTTTTTTCTGCAGCATGCGCTGCTTCGTCAGCTGCGGCTTTCTTTTGGCGGCATCCGCGAGCAACACGAATAAAGAGTGGAGCAGCGACTTTGCGGGCTCGCCGCAGGTTGCGGCTGCCGCGGCAATCGGCGGTTGCCTGAACTTTTCCGCATGGCATAAGACGTACCATGCCGGCGCCAAATCAAGCGGCAGAAAATAAACCGTCTCGCCCCAGCTTTTGCGGGCGGAAAACAGAATGCCCGCTTGTCGCAGCAGCGTGGCGCCGACTTTTTTCTCCGCCGCGGTCAACGTCCTGCCTTCCTCGATCAAGCGCTGTTCGGCAAACGGACTGCCGCCGAAAGTACGGACGATGAGCGCAAGCGTTTTTTGCGCAAGCGGCACAAGCGTCTGAAAAACCCCGCGCAGTGTGGAGAGAGTCGGGACGGTTTGCGCCGCGTCCATACCGCATTGCCGAAACGGCTGCGTTAGCTCCCGCCTTGTTTGCTCGGGGAAATGCCGCAAAATATCCGCGTATTTCACAACGACACCCTTTCCAACATGTGTTCGCCAAAAACCCGTTCAATGGCGTATTGATATCCCTGTTCAGCCAAAAAAAGCTTCCGTTTCAGCGCAAAATCCTGCTCGCACGACCCTTCCGTGACGAGCGAATAAAAGTAAGCTTTGTTGCCTTCCGCCTTCGGACGGAGAATGCGGCCCAACCGCTGCGCTTCTTCTTGCCGGGAACCGAAGCTTCCCGATACCTGCACGGCTACGGCCGCGTCGGGAAGATCAATGGCGAAATTCGCCACCTTGGATACGATTAAAATCGGAATTTGCCGGGCGCGAAATTGGCGATACAGGTTTTCCCGCTCCGCCTGCGGCGTTTTCCCGGTGATGAGCGGCACGCGCAAATCGCGCGCAATCGTCTGCAATTGGGATAAAAATTGCCCGATGATCAAAATTTGTTCCTGCCGGTGGCGGCGCAAAAGCTCGCGCAGCACCGCCACTTTCGCCGGGTTTTCCCCGGCGATCCGCACTTTCGCCCGGGCTGTCGCGCCTCTGTACAATTCCCGCTGCACATCGGGAAACGGCACGCGAACCTCCGCGCAATATGCGGCGGCGATCCACCTTTCCTCTTCCATATCGCGCCACGGAAGTTCATATAATTTGGGTCCGATCAGGGAAAACACATCTTCCTCGCAGCCGTCCTCGCGCACCAAAGTCGCCGTCAAGCCAAGCCGGCGCGCGGCCTGCAACGCGGCTGTAACGCGAAACACCGGCGCGGGCAGCAAATGCGCTTCATCGTAAATAATCAACCCCCACTCGCGCTCGTGAAAAAGCCGCATATGCAAAAATACGGAATTGCGCGATTTGCGGTGCGTTACAATTTGATACGTCGCAATGGTGACCGGCTTTACTTCTTTTCTTTCACCCGAATATTCGCCGACTTGCGCTTCCGTCAACGTTGTTTTGCCGAGAATCTCGTCTTTCCACTGCCGCGCCGAAGCGACGCTTGCTGTGAGAATCAATGTGGCGCATTGTAAGCGGGACATTGCGGCGATTCCGACGATCGTCTTTCCCGCTCCGCACGGCAAAACGACCATCCCGCTTCGCTTCTCCTCGCCCGTCTCGCCGACAAAAGCGGACAACGCCGCCAACTGGTACGGGCGCAGCGCGAACTTTGCCCCGGAAGTAGTCGTTTCCCGCAACCGGAAAGCGAGCGCTTCACCCGCCCGGCAGCCCGCCTTGTCGATCACCGGAAACCCCAGGCTGATCATGGCCCGCTTCAATTCGCCGCGCTTATCCGGGCAAACGGCCGCTGTGCCGATATTTACGCGCATATCCGCTAAACATTTCCGCACGGCCGGGTTGGCCGCGACTTTTTCCAAATATTCCGGTTCCTTCGCAAGCAACACCAACGTCCCGCCGTTTTGCACCAATTGAAAAAGGCCGTATCTGTCGTGCCACAGTTTAATCGCATCCCGGCAAGACTGCGGCAACTCATGGCGGCAATGCTGGTTAAGAAAAGCGATGATGCGTTCGCCGGTTAAACCGGAGGACGCCGCATTCCACAACGACAACGGCGTAATCCGGTATGTATGGATCAATTCCGGAGTTTTCAACAAAAATGCAAACCGCGTGAGCATGTTGCGCGCTTCACGGAAACGGGGGTTGTTTGCTTCCAGCAAAACCGTCAGGTCGCTTTGCACCATTAGCGGTTTGTCGGCTTTTTCCATTGCTTTGATCTGCTCCTTTTGCATCCATCCATGCTATTTTTCCGCAAACGGCCCCGTTTTTAGTCAGGAACATAAAAAACCGCAAGCGCAATGAACGCTTACGGTTATACCTAACGGTCATAACGTTGTTTTGGCGAATTGGCCGTTCGGCTCGGATATTTCGCTAAGCGCCTCGCCGGCCTCGTCTTCGAACTTTTCCCGGACAGCCATGTCGGCGATGGCAACGACGCCTACCAACTCCCCGTTCTCCACTATCGGCAGCCTGCGAATTTGCTTGCCCGCCAGCAATTTGGCCGCTTCCTGTATCGTGGTGTTTGGACTTGCCGTCACGATATCATGCGACATAATTTCGGTAACAGCCGTGGAGCCCGGCTTCTTTTCCGCCGTGCAGCGCAGCACGATATCCCGATCCGTAATGACGCCGAGCAACTTTTTGCCTTCTACGACCGGAATAAAGCCGATATCATGTTCTTTCATTTTCACTGCCGCTTCATAAACGTTATCCTGCGGCGTCAAGGTGACGCAATTTTTCGTCATGATCTCCTGAAGTGTTTTCATGGACACATCCCTCCTCGGGTTATAGCGTAACCCAAACAGGCTTCATCCATGCAACCCGCGGTTTCGGGCGCCATGTTGGCCAAACGGGGATCATTCGGCAGGAATCGGCACTTGCGCGGAGGAAGGAAACATACTATCATGGAAAAAGAATCTTTTGCATACATTTTGTCTGACGAGGAGTGGGGCATTGATGATTATCGAAGGCTTTGGCCTGAAAGGATGCAAAACCGATCTTGCAAATCTTGACAATTCGGCGGAATCGGTCGGATTTTACCGCTGGTCTTGGGAATATACCCGTGCCGTGTACGATCAGAAAATAGAGGACAAAAAAAACAACCACGAATACTATGTGCGCTTCAATGTTCGCGCCGTCGAGGGCAAACTGGAACAACCGCACGCCATTTTGGTTTTCGAAGACGCTTATATCGGCCGCAAGCATTTTCCGTTCGGGCTCGATTATGATGTGCCGATTCCGGAAGAAATCCTGAAGGCCGCCAAGCAAAAACTAGCTGATCTGCAAGCGCAACTTGGCTAAGCCCGCTCGGGAGATCGCCATGACAACGCAACGCAGGGGGACACCCGATTTTCTTCTGCTCTTTTTGACATTTGCTTTGGTTGGCTTCGGCACCGTCATGGTTTTTAGCGCCAGCTATAATTTAAATCCCGATCCTTTATATTACACGAAAAGGCAGATCATTTGGGCGGCTTTGGGCACGTTCGTGATGTTTTTCTTCATGAATGTGAACTACCGGCGGCTGAAAAAATGGTTCCTGCCTTTTTTCCTTTTGGTTGTTGCTCTGCTTATTTTGGTCTTGATTTTCGGGGTGCGCGTAAACGGCGCCAAAAGCTGGTTCGGCATCGGATCATTCGGCGGGCAGCCGACGGAATTCGCCAAAGTGGCGGTCATTTTGTATCTTTCCGCACTGATCAGCAAAAAAGGTGAAACAATCAGGGAGTTCAAAAAAGGCCTGCTGCCGCCACTCATCATTGTCGGATTTGTCGCCGGATTGATCATGCTGCAACCAGACCTTGGCTCTTGCATGATTCTGGTGCTGTCGGCGATGACCGTCATTATCGCCGGCGGGGCGAAATTCCGCCATCTTGCTTTGCTGGGATTTGCCGGAGCGATGTTACTCGGGCTGTATTTGCTCGTCTTGCTGTTGCCTTCCGAATCATCCGCGGCGGCAAGCTATCGAATCGAACGGTTCACCGCATACTTGCATCCGTGGGAACATCAACTGGATTCCGGATTCCATATTGTCCAATCGTTGTTCGCGTTCGGCCACGGCGGCATAACCGGCGCGGGGTTCGGGCAAAGCATCCAGAAACTGTTCTATTTGCCGGCTGCGCACAACGATTTTATTTTTTCCATTATCGGAGAAGAGCTGGGCTTTATCGGCGCGACACTGTTTTTGCTTGTTTATCTTTTGTTTATTTGGCGCGGTCTCATTGTCGCCGTTCGCTGCCAGGATACATTCGGAACGCTGGTCGGAACCGGCTTTATAAGCATGATCGGTTTGCAGGCGCTCATCAATATCGGCGGCGTCACCAACGCCATTCCGATAACAGGGGTCACATTGCCTTTCATCAGCTTCGGCGGCTCCTCCCTCATGGCCACAATGATGGCAATGGGTATTTTGCTCAGTATTTCCCGGGATATGAATCGACCGGATAAAGAAAAAAGAAGCGCATAACGAATCGCAACCGGTCCGCTTCATCACTTTGTCAACGTGAAACCACCCTGTGCGACGCCAGAACGGAGGTTTACCTCCCTGTGCAACGCAAAATACGGGAGGGATTGCCACCTTGCGCGACGAACGGGGGGGATCGCCTTCCTGCACGGTGCAAGAACAAGTAGATCACCTCCCCGCAAAATCTACTCGCACAGCGCTAACGGACGCCACAGCGGCTATTTGCCGAAAAAAGGCTGAGCAGAAATTGTAACGGACGCCACAGCGGCTATTCACCTTATTTTTGCCTGAGTACCGCACAAAGTGCCAAAATAAGCTCTCCTGCGTCCGTTAAACTGGAAAACCGGGCGTAAAACCCAAAATAGCCTCTGTTACGTCCGTTAGATCGGAAGCAACCTACCATGACCGTTTATAGGCTGCAATTCGGCAAACCGACCGAGCCGCTGACAGGAACTTATTGGCTTAGCCGGTAGCCGTTTATTATTTGCGAAATTAATGCCTGCTCATAATGATTACCCGTAACATTAATTGAAAAAATATAGCGTACGAATTGGCAATCAATTCGCACGCCATTTTGCATGGCAATTTTCATTTTGGTTTTCACGTTTGTTTTATTTTACCCGCGTTGGCTGGTGTTCTTCGCTCTCATCTTCGTTAAACGACACGCCTTCCACTTTCACGTTCACTTCCACGACTTGCAAGCCCGTCATGGACTCAACCGCT
The genomic region above belongs to Bacilli bacterium and contains:
- a CDS encoding calcium-translocating P-type ATPase, SERCA-type, which codes for MEREKWHQLSNDETAEAFGVNMSKGLSSDEAKERLRLHGPNELTEGKKISPLTLFLNQFKDFMVLVLFGATLISGLLGEYLDAITIIAIIFMNGILGYIQEYRAERSLRALKALSAPMANVLRDGILVQVEAKMLVPGDIVVLESGDRVPADIRICEANNLHIEESALTGESVPAEKHCDPLAEEDIPLGDRKNIGYMGTMVTRGTAKGIVVRTGMETEMGKIADLIQSTDLAETPLQHRLEQLGKILIGVAVALTILVVVAGMMHGQPGYGMFLAGVSLAVAAIPEGLPAIVTIALALGVQRMIKRKAIVRKLPSVETLGCASVICSDKTGTLTQNKMTVTHMWAGGQLYEVTGTGYEPKGEIMCGGKPVDIREDQTIRRFLQVSVLCNNASLGEEYPDYRKKKQKTPLKPRWVVKGDPTEGALIVLGAKAGMSKQGLGGLYSRVREFPFDSERKRMSVIVRHQGGMLLFMKGAPDVLLSHCDYILWQDKVVPFTDTLRRKVMAANEAMAANALRVLGAAYRELKPFDDQGKAEDVERGLVFVGLAGMIDPPRKEARDAIITCKKAGIKTVMITGDHKITAEAIAKQLGIIPPGGMSVDGQTLSAMSDDELDKQVGNIYVYARVAPEHKLRIVKALQRNGHVVAMTGDGVNDAPAVKAADIGISMGITGTDVTKEASALILSDDNFATIVAAIEEGRGIYENIRKFIRYLLASNVGEILVMFIAMMLGMPLPLVPIQILWVNLVTDGLPAMALGVDSAEKDLMQSRPRPAKENIFARRLGWKILSRGLMIGVCTLGAFRVALDSHSGDLAYAQTVAFATLVMAQLIHVFDCRSTSSVFHRNPLQNKYLVVAVISSVALLAAVLYVPSLQPIFRTVALGVREWILVMTAAAIPTFLFGLGSLLRPPKKQKKLISGKYYRAA
- a CDS encoding NFACT RNA binding domain-containing protein, with translation MAFDGLVLHALSNELKACVHGRINKIYQPNDHDIVMHLRTKAGNVKLLLSANPTYPRMHLTDRQYTNPQDAPMFCMLLRKHCENGVIDGIGQVGMERIMRIQLRQRDELGDIRKKAIIVELMGRHSNIILLDDTENKILDGIHHVTPAISQYRVVMPGSVYVAPPDQGKSDPFAVTEASFRDTIREHLANAKTEQTSLHRLFVAALSGISPLAAKEIVHRAGVADAAGNLGDAQLAKLWAAFSAVMDQIRQGRIEPNIVDTVSGKADFSVIALTHLAGSVRAFPDVSAMLEAFYGEKAERDAVKQKVADLAKMLQNEIAKNDLKLVKLAETLKEAQEADRFRIMGELVTANMHAIKRGDEQLQAVNYYEETQPVISIPLEPRLTPSENAQRYFKKYTKAKNSIAAIREQMELAQTENRYLKTVRQQLEFAALADVEEIREELTEQGYVRRKAERARKTKPGKQVPKITCFTSSEGIPIYVGKNNIQNEYVTHRLAKANETWLHAKDIPGAHVVIKSNSFGERTLIEAAELAAFFSQGRQSSRVPVDATLIKHVRKPNGAKPGFVIYDHQKTLFVTPDEQRIKAMPNNII
- the galU gene encoding UTP--glucose-1-phosphate uridylyltransferase GalU, whose amino-acid sequence is MVRKAIIPAAGLGTRFLPATKAQPKEMLPIVDKPAIQYIVEEAISSGVEDIIIVTGRNKRAIEDHFDKSIELEIMLQEKGKQDLLQIVQGISNMVDIHYIRQKEPLGLGHAVLCAKTFIGNEPFAVLLGDDIIQSDPPCLKQMIELHEKTKASVIATQQVPWEDVSKYGIVSPAARDAELTPSCMWIDDLVEKPDRKEAPSNYAVIGRYILQPEIFHILQDLQPSKGGEIQLTDALRILNRTQRMAAFGINGKRYDTGDKLGYIEATVEMALQRPELKGDLTAYLKKLLQAENDGHKPQS
- a CDS encoding selenium metabolism-associated LysR family transcriptional regulator, with the translated sequence MALNFHQLHIFYTVAEKGSFSAAAQYLHMTQPAVTMQIQALEDFFGVRLFHRSTKRVELSDAGKALLPYAQKSIELVKETEVAMSSFTHKLQGKLLLGASLTIGEYILPRLLVPFGKEYPNISVQMKVMNTTQIIEEIMSSQLNFGLVEAPVQHAGVHTEVVLDDELLLIYPPTHPLASLKTCSIDDVLQYPFVLREQGSGTRQVMEEELRRKGVDLSRQHILMELGSTGAVKSAVESGIGISILSESSVRHELALGVLKASRIDGLKFKRHFYSVYLDSAILPITAVTFLQFLRDRDIGKWL
- a CDS encoding YlbG family protein — translated: MFVLRERCGLIVWISDVKAAKGLERYGNLYYVSRRMHYALLYINADREAELTAQIKKLHYVRRVEKSLRGEIKTEFSRDAQDKSRTYSL